In the genome of Candidatus Electrothrix rattekaaiensis, the window ATCACCCCGGCCCGTGCAGTATCGTCATTACGCAGGCACGTAGGGCTTGATTGAGTACAACGAAATCAGACAATCCGGGCAAAGAACCGGCTGCCGACTATTTCATCTTGTATACCTCACGACGATGCCGCACAAAATGAATCGTGATACTTTCTTTCTCCTTACTGAACGTGTAGAGAACGCGGTAATCTCCGACACGCAATTTATATACACCTGACCATTGCCCGGTCAGCGATACCGGAGACAGTGAGCTGAAGTTCTCGGAAATCCATCGAATCTTGGAGAATACTCGCTGGGCAACAGGTTTGTTCAGGCGTTTTAAATCGCTGGCGGCAGTCGGAGTAAAATCTACCTGATACATGCTTACCACTCTAATCCAAGTTGAGAAGCCACATTGTCCGCTGATAACAAGTTACCGTCCGCCTGAGATGTATTCAAAGAAGCCTGCATCTCGCTTTTGAAGTCTTCCCGTAATTCCAAGCCCTCGTCCTGGTCTCGAAATATATCTTTCAATGTTTGGCGGACAACCTCCTGAATGAGGACGCGCAGTTCATCTACGCTTAAATCTGATACACGGGCTGACATTTTCTTCTCCATATAATAAGGTGTTGACATGGCGTCATTCGGAACCCTCTCTTATTTTGTTCCTTTTGTAGGATAAAGGCTGAAGATGTCTGTTGTCAACAGGAGAGATGGGGAACGCGACAACCGCACCCTGTCTGGTCCGGCCAGTGAATAATCGTCATTGCGCAGGCGGATAGAACGGCGGTGGTGGATGGCGGGGTTGTATGACATGAGTTATTCGATATTCCGGGGCGGTGTAGGGGTGGGTCGGTGTGTAAGGGCGGTTCGTGTAAGGGCGGTTCGCGAACCGCCCCTACGATGTCCGGATTGTAGAGACAGGCCCCTGTGCCTGCCCTGGTGGAACATACCGGGATGGCGGATGAACAGGGCGGACACGGGGATCCGCCCCTACCGAATTCCGAATAATCACCCCGGCCCATGCATTATCGTCATTACGCAGGCACGTAGGTCTTGATTGAGTACAACGAAATCAGACAATCCGGGCAAAGAACCGTCTGCTTTCGTTGCACTCAAGCGAACCTACACGGCTATTGATTTGCTATTTTCCCTCTCAACTCAACCTTGCTCTATCCTGCCTTTCGTCCCACACCCTTAAAATTTCAATTACTTCGCCTTTAATTCGGTAGATAAAAGAAAACGGTATGTTTGGTATAGAAAACTCCAAGATATTATTATCTTGGATAACGTGCCCGATGTATGGACTCTCTTTTATTAAACCTTTTGTGCTATGAAATTGTTTTTGCGCTTTTTCCAGTCCTTGAGGAAAAACACTCTCATAGTAATACCTGAACCATTTTAAATCATTTAACGAGCTTGCTAAAAATTTTACCTGCATAATTTATTAGGTATCAGGGAATATATCCGGTTCAGGTACAGGAAGTTCATTTTCAGTTCCCCATGAATCAACCCAAGCGTCGACCGCCTCTTCAGAAACGAATGCTCCCTTATCAGCCTTCTTGATTGCCTCGTTAATAGCCTTTCTTTTCGCTGTTCTAGCCTGCAGGAAATTCTTGATTGCTTTGTTGGCAAGGTAGGAAGGTGTTCGGTCACCTCTTTTCGCTTCCTGTTCAAGCAGTGCTTTGGTGCTTGGATCAATCCTTAGAGAAAACGGAACAGTAGCCATAGTAGTTAGCTCCATAAAATTAAAAAGTATACGTCGTATACATTGTATACATTGTATACTTTTTAAAATTTCTGTCAACTTAAGAATCAACAGTGAACAGTCCCCGGCCAGTGAATAATCGTCATTACGCAGGCGGATGGAACGGTGGTGGTGGATGTCGGGGTTGTATGACATGGGTTATTCGATATTCCGGGGCGGTGTAGGGGTTGGGTCGGCGTGTAAGGGCGGTTCGTGTAAGGGCGGTTCGCGAACCGCCCCTACGATGTCCGGGTTGTAGGGGCAGGCCCCTGTGCCTGCCCTGGTGGAACATACCGGGATGGCAGATGAACAGGGCGGACACGGGGATCCGCCCCTACCGAATTCCGAATAATCACCCCGGCCCGTGCATTATCGTCGTTACGCAGGCACGTAGGTCTTGATTGAGTACAACGAAATCAGACAATCCGAGTTGAAGAATCCTATTTCTTAAACAGATCGCTATGTGTGCCTGTTCTCTCCAAGCGCAACGACTCGTCATCCAAAGTGTAAATCAAAAGCCAATCCGGTTCGATATGGCAGTCACGGGAGTACTTCCAGTTTCCGGTCAGGGCATGGTCCCTGTGCCTCGGTTCAAGCGGTTGGTCCTTTGCCAGAAGGGTAACAACCCGTTTGAGTTTATCCAGATTCTTTCCCCGCTTGGCGACTCGTTTCAAATCCCTTGAAAACTGGCGCGTCTGAGAAACCTTTCTCATGAGGGCCAAGTGTCAAACATATCGTCAAGGCTTTCAAACTCCTCCACTTCCTCGCCTCGTTGGCTCTTTTCCAGAGTTTCGGCAGTATGTTTGTTCGGGATTTCGACAGGGAAAGGCAGTCCGTTACCAAGGCAGATTTGGCGATAGAATATGCGTATTGCCTCGGTGGGACTCAGTCCGAGTTTTCGGAGAACCTTTTCGGCTTTTTCTTTGGTGTCCGGCTCAATGCGGGCATGTATTGTTGCAGTTTTCATAGTAACTATACTGTAGCACGTATGCAACACGCAGGCAAGAATATATCAATATCTCTGGCTCATGAATAATCCTAACCGCGCA includes:
- a CDS encoding type II toxin-antitoxin system RelE/ParE family toxin; its protein translation is MYQVDFTPTAASDLKRLNKPVAQRVFSKIRWISENFSSLSPVSLTGQWSGVYKLRVGDYRVLYTFSKEKESITIHFVRHRREVYKMK
- a CDS encoding type II toxin-antitoxin system RelB/DinJ family antitoxin; translation: MKTATIHARIEPDTKEKAEKVLRKLGLSPTEAIRIFYRQICLGNGLPFPVEIPNKHTAETLEKSQRGEEVEEFESLDDMFDTWPS
- a CDS encoding CopG family ribbon-helix-helix protein gives rise to the protein MSYNPDIHHHRSIRLRNDDYSLAGDCSLLILKLTEILKSIQCIQCIRRILFNFMELTTMATVPFSLRIDPSTKALLEQEAKRGDRTPSYLANKAIKNFLQARTAKRKAINEAIKKADKGAFVSEEAVDAWVDSWGTENELPVPEPDIFPDT
- a CDS encoding type II toxin-antitoxin system RelE/ParE family toxin translates to MQVKFLASSLNDLKWFRYYYESVFPQGLEKAQKQFHSTKGLIKESPYIGHVIQDNNILEFSIPNIPFSFIYRIKGEVIEILRVWDERQDRARLS
- a CDS encoding type II toxin-antitoxin system YafQ family toxin: MRKVSQTRQFSRDLKRVAKRGKNLDKLKRVVTLLAKDQPLEPRHRDHALTGNWKYSRDCHIEPDWLLIYTLDDESLRLERTGTHSDLFKK